A region of Candidatus Aquicultor sp. DNA encodes the following proteins:
- a CDS encoding response regulator, translating into MSICLGEVHHTKVDMIKALVVDDDVVYQNLLCRLLGSRGIQVVGRASGMDQAALLYRATDPDVVLVGLSSVNRDSLSVLAKIREVDASAKVIVLSIFNSFDEVEKGEGELADAYLLKGSSAKDIVSTIRDVVIDNEE; encoded by the coding sequence ATGAGCATTTGTTTAGGCGAAGTACATCACACAAAAGTAGATATGATAAAAGCGCTTGTCGTCGATGATGACGTTGTTTACCAGAACTTACTCTGTAGGCTTCTCGGCTCGCGGGGAATCCAGGTTGTCGGCAGGGCTTCCGGCATGGATCAGGCGGCACTCCTGTATAGGGCTACAGATCCGGATGTTGTTCTTGTGGGCCTGAGCTCGGTAAACCGGGATTCGCTCAGCGTTCTTGCAAAAATACGGGAAGTCGACGCTTCTGCCAAAGTAATCGTCCTGTCGATTTTCAACTCCTTTGATGAGGTTGAAAAAGGGGAAGGAGAGCTGGCTGATGCCTACCTACTCAAGGGGTCGTCGGCAAAAGACATCGTGAGCACAATCCGCGATGTCGTGATCGATAACGAGGAGTAG
- a CDS encoding response regulator transcription factor, which yields MDHLKVMVVEDHPLMQMGIKKALERSGDMQVVGEASTGKSAVELVDSVKPDVIIMDVKLPDSDGIAILQNIRVRSSAKVLMFSGFDDERYVIRALESGANGYLLKSAGTHELVDAVRKAAEGLSPISPQLTGKVIPMARHRYQASERLTPREKEVWRLLASGASNAEISKALYVSESTVKFHVRNVFHKLGVKNRVEAAKAAYNSTVA from the coding sequence ATGGACCATTTAAAAGTCATGGTAGTTGAGGATCATCCGTTAATGCAGATGGGTATCAAAAAAGCGCTTGAGAGATCCGGCGATATGCAGGTTGTCGGTGAAGCCTCGACTGGAAAATCCGCCGTCGAGCTGGTTGACTCTGTTAAGCCTGACGTTATCATCATGGATGTAAAACTGCCGGATAGCGATGGCATTGCGATCTTGCAAAATATAAGAGTGCGCTCGTCAGCGAAAGTCCTTATGTTTTCCGGTTTTGATGATGAGCGGTATGTAATAAGGGCTTTGGAAAGCGGCGCAAACGGATACCTTTTAAAAAGCGCCGGCACGCATGAATTAGTTGACGCGGTTCGTAAAGCTGCAGAAGGGTTAAGCCCAATTTCACCGCAGCTTACCGGTAAAGTTATACCGATGGCCCGTCATCGGTATCAGGCATCCGAACGATTGACACCACGGGAAAAAGAAGTCTGGCGTCTACTCGCAAGCGGCGCTTCAAATGCCGAGATCAGTAAAGCGCTGTACGTTTCGGAGAGCACCGTGAAATTCCACGTTCGAAATGTATTTCATAAACTCGGCGTAAAGAACAGGGTCGAAGCCGCAAAAGCCGCCTATAATTCAACGGTTGCCTAA
- a CDS encoding sensor histidine kinase — translation MSLSLNKATSKLKTVSEIALRAWAASLQGVVNERAVEILQQRVRYIIDQLDHDHIADAGWVDISSYTESLLGEGIPLDAERFHIIRDNLARAFLEQFEPTSFGVGKKFRDHGELRVLVGILQDSLAADVMSALFQQAEKLETEKRSIRKTLIDTTQLIEREGRRLAFDLHDGPAQAITSALLQADILEDLVASAEAKRELESLKYILGQSLQELRASIYYLKPHSLSRRGLGEKLVGYVKQFSACTGIGIDVVIEPFEIELPEVMEINIFRVIQEALTNVQKHAEASSASIAVTSTDSCVCCTVADHGVGFDPKYVGQSTRELGGYGLISMRDRIAQFSGDFTVESTPGHGTCIRFSIPI, via the coding sequence ATGTCGCTTTCCTTGAATAAAGCAACATCAAAACTAAAAACGGTTTCAGAAATCGCGCTTCGGGCGTGGGCCGCATCGCTGCAAGGTGTTGTAAACGAGCGTGCGGTCGAGATACTTCAGCAGCGCGTACGATACATTATCGATCAACTTGACCACGACCATATTGCAGATGCCGGTTGGGTGGATATTTCATCGTATACTGAAAGCCTGCTTGGTGAAGGCATACCTCTTGATGCGGAGCGTTTCCATATCATAAGAGATAATCTTGCGCGGGCGTTTCTCGAGCAGTTCGAGCCGACCAGCTTTGGAGTTGGTAAAAAGTTCCGGGATCACGGTGAGCTCCGCGTTCTTGTCGGTATCCTGCAGGATTCACTTGCGGCAGACGTTATGTCCGCATTGTTTCAACAAGCCGAGAAGCTGGAAACCGAAAAGCGCTCTATACGAAAGACACTGATTGACACAACCCAGCTTATTGAGCGGGAAGGGCGTAGACTCGCGTTTGATTTGCATGATGGTCCAGCGCAAGCAATTACAAGCGCGCTTTTGCAGGCCGATATTCTCGAGGATTTGGTAGCCTCGGCGGAAGCTAAGCGCGAGCTCGAGTCGCTTAAATATATACTCGGGCAAAGCCTGCAAGAGCTTCGCGCCTCGATCTATTATCTTAAACCGCATAGCCTTTCAAGGCGGGGGCTCGGCGAAAAACTGGTTGGCTATGTAAAGCAGTTTTCTGCGTGCACCGGTATCGGTATTGATGTTGTAATCGAGCCGTTTGAAATTGAACTTCCGGAAGTTATGGAAATCAACATATTCAGGGTAATACAGGAAGCGCTCACCAACGTCCAGAAGCACGCAGAAGCATCGAGCGCATCTATCGCGGTGACATCTACCGATAGTTGTGTATGCTGTACGGTAGCCGATCACGGCGTCGGTTTCGACCCGAAATACGTCGGGCAAAGCACGCGCGAACTTGGCGGCTACGGTTTGATTAGCATGAGGGATCGCATAGCACAGTTTTCCGGCGATTTTACCGTTGAAAGCACGCCGGGCCACGGAACTTGTATCCGGTTCAGCATTCCCATATAA
- the tatA gene encoding twin-arginine translocase TatA/TatE family subunit: MFGLGYTELIIILVIVLIIFGPKKLPDLGKAVGQSIRELRKAQDGKEDVKEASEQKSDKAADA, from the coding sequence ATGTTTGGTTTGGGGTATACGGAACTGATTATTATTTTAGTAATCGTTCTAATTATCTTCGGCCCGAAGAAGCTTCCTGATCTCGGGAAAGCGGTAGGGCAAAGCATCCGAGAGCTTAGAAAAGCGCAGGATGGCAAGGAAGATGTAAAAGAAGCAAGCGAACAGAAATCTGACAAAGCCGCCGACGCGTAA
- a CDS encoding redox-sensing transcriptional repressor Rex produces the protein MNDIPEGVIERLSTYLNCLIKFQQSNIETVSSERLGQSSGVNPAEVRRDFTYFGNFGKKGVGYEVETLIQNIQRILGSDEPHKIALVGAGNLGSAIASYEGLLQHGFHIAAIFDNDPSKVGKTIMHLEIFDSKDLPRIVKNARIEIGIIAVPSMAAQDAAELLTKGGVSVILNYTPALINVPAGVQLHNTDPVQQLLHTLYYLSANEKKLARKKRGLTKGPVRVKMP, from the coding sequence GTGAACGATATACCTGAAGGCGTAATTGAGCGGCTATCAACATACCTTAATTGCTTGATCAAGTTTCAGCAGAGTAACATCGAAACTGTCTCATCGGAGCGGCTTGGGCAGTCAAGTGGCGTCAACCCGGCTGAAGTGCGCCGAGATTTTACCTATTTCGGTAATTTCGGCAAGAAAGGTGTCGGTTATGAGGTCGAGACGCTCATTCAAAACATCCAGCGTATCCTTGGATCGGATGAGCCGCATAAAATCGCTCTTGTCGGCGCAGGTAATCTCGGCTCGGCAATCGCCTCATATGAGGGGTTGCTGCAGCACGGGTTTCATATCGCAGCAATCTTTGATAATGATCCGTCCAAAGTCGGCAAGACGATCATGCACTTAGAGATATTTGATTCCAAAGATCTTCCCCGTATTGTAAAGAACGCACGAATCGAGATCGGTATTATCGCCGTGCCATCGATGGCAGCCCAAGATGCGGCCGAACTACTAACAAAGGGAGGGGTATCGGTTATCTTGAATTATACGCCGGCGTTGATTAATGTTCCCGCGGGCGTGCAATTACATAATACCGACCCGGTCCAACAGCTGTTACACACACTTTACTACTTATCGGCGAATGAAAAGAAGTTGGCTCGGAAAAAACGCGGCCTCACAAAAGGGCCGGTACGGGTCAAAATGCCGTAA
- a CDS encoding S-methyl-5'-thioadenosine phosphorylase, with the protein MEKKAQVGIFGGSGFYKFLDHVEEVTVETPYGPPSDKVAIGEIGGTKVAFLPRHGRDHQYPPQAINYLANAYAMKSLGVEQIIGPCASGSLQPEIRPGMFVICDQFVDRTTGRKDTFYDGPLTTHVSAADPYCAGMRELAADTAKELGIPVVNGGTVVVIQGPRFSTRAESKWFSAMGWEVINMTQYPEAYLARELEMCYLNISLITDYDVGLEGMPDIPPVSHEEVIKVFTENNDKLKDLLFALVPKLPKVRDCSCYNALEGARM; encoded by the coding sequence ATGGAGAAGAAAGCCCAGGTTGGAATATTCGGAGGTTCAGGCTTTTATAAGTTCTTGGACCACGTTGAAGAAGTAACCGTTGAAACACCGTATGGGCCGCCAAGTGATAAAGTCGCCATCGGTGAGATCGGCGGCACAAAAGTCGCTTTTCTACCGCGCCACGGGCGCGACCACCAGTATCCACCGCAGGCAATTAACTACCTCGCGAACGCATACGCAATGAAGTCTCTCGGTGTCGAGCAGATTATCGGCCCATGCGCCAGCGGAAGTTTGCAGCCGGAAATTAGACCCGGTATGTTCGTAATTTGCGATCAGTTCGTCGACCGCACCACCGGCCGCAAAGACACATTTTACGACGGTCCGCTTACGACGCATGTGAGCGCGGCCGATCCGTACTGTGCGGGCATGCGGGAGCTGGCGGCCGATACCGCTAAAGAGCTGGGAATCCCGGTTGTAAACGGCGGGACGGTAGTTGTTATTCAGGGGCCGCGCTTTAGCACGCGCGCTGAGAGCAAGTGGTTCTCAGCGATGGGTTGGGAAGTCATCAATATGACCCAGTACCCTGAAGCGTATCTTGCCCGCGAGCTTGAGATGTGTTACCTCAATATCTCACTTATTACCGATTACGATGTCGGTCTTGAGGGCATGCCCGATATCCCGCCGGTTAGCCACGAGGAAGTTATCAAGGTCTTTACCGAAAATAACGACAAACTCAAAGATCTTTTGTTCGCGCTTGTCCCAAAACTTCCTAAAGTGCGTGACTGCAGTTGTTACAATGCGCTTGAAGGCGCGCGTATGTAA
- the hisJ gene encoding histidinol-phosphatase HisJ: protein MTKTTIYTMVDYHIHTVRCGHASGEVAEYVRRAQELSLAEIGFADHLPLVIGMKDPTLAMRHEELDDYIAEIEALKTQFPGIIIKTGIEADYFPGYEQATRDLLSRYPFDYVIGSVHFIEGWGFDDSRYIDGYKTRDIFDIYKAYYELLEAAARTGLFDIIGHIDLVKKYGFVPEQDVTTLVGKALGAIHDAGMCVEINTAGLRKPVGEIYPGSEILKRCFENGIPITFGSDAHAPGEVGMAFERACAVAGQAGYDMFATFAGRVRSFKALARK, encoded by the coding sequence ATGACAAAGACAACAATATACACAATGGTTGATTATCATATACATACCGTACGCTGCGGGCATGCAAGCGGGGAGGTGGCCGAGTACGTCCGCCGTGCCCAAGAGCTCTCGCTCGCTGAAATCGGCTTTGCCGACCACCTTCCCCTGGTAATCGGCATGAAAGACCCGACACTAGCCATGCGCCATGAAGAGCTGGACGATTACATCGCTGAGATTGAAGCGCTAAAAACACAGTTCCCCGGTATTATAATTAAGACCGGCATCGAAGCGGATTATTTTCCCGGTTACGAGCAGGCAACTCGCGATCTTTTGTCCCGCTATCCGTTTGATTACGTGATCGGCTCGGTTCACTTCATCGAGGGATGGGGCTTTGATGATAGCCGCTACATAGACGGGTATAAAACCCGCGATATTTTCGATATTTACAAGGCCTATTATGAGCTGCTGGAAGCAGCGGCTCGCACCGGTCTTTTTGATATTATTGGTCACATAGATTTGGTTAAGAAGTATGGATTTGTACCTGAGCAGGATGTAACAACGCTCGTCGGCAAGGCGCTAGGCGCAATTCATGATGCCGGGATGTGCGTGGAGATCAACACGGCCGGTTTGCGCAAACCCGTCGGTGAGATATATCCCGGTAGTGAGATATTGAAGCGTTGCTTTGAGAACGGCATTCCGATAACCTTCGGTTCGGACGCGCACGCGCCCGGCGAGGTGGGTATGGCGTTTGAACGGGCATGTGCGGTGGCGGGGCAGGCCGGCTACGATATGTTCGCAACCTTCGCCGGGCGCGTGCGCTCGTTTAAAGCCCTCGCACGTAAGTAG
- a CDS encoding DUF523 domain-containing protein — MDNETARQRTTTYIVSSCLIGLKTRYDGNSKPCQKVKDLVEEGIAVPFCPEQCGGLPTPRPAAEIAGGDGHDVIAGRARVLNADDADVTDAYLRGAEGALQLARMIGATIAVLASRSPSCGAGAIYNGTFSGTIVEGDGVTAALLKEAGLDVVTEKEFANDDKDNNIHNG, encoded by the coding sequence TTGGATAACGAAACCGCTCGGCAACGGACGACCACATATATCGTAAGCTCGTGCCTCATCGGCCTTAAAACCCGCTACGATGGCAATAGTAAGCCCTGCCAAAAAGTAAAAGATCTCGTGGAGGAAGGTATTGCTGTGCCGTTTTGCCCGGAGCAATGCGGCGGCCTGCCGACACCGCGACCGGCAGCCGAGATTGCCGGTGGCGACGGACATGATGTTATTGCCGGACGCGCGCGCGTCCTCAATGCAGATGACGCTGATGTTACCGATGCCTATCTCAGAGGCGCCGAGGGCGCGCTTCAGCTGGCCCGGATGATTGGCGCCACCATCGCGGTTCTCGCATCGCGCAGCCCGTCATGCGGTGCGGGGGCTATTTATAATGGCACTTTTTCCGGTACTATAGTGGAAGGAGACGGCGTTACCGCCGCTCTTCTTAAAGAAGCAGGACTTGATGTGGTTACCGAGAAAGAGTTCGCCAACGATGACAAAGACAACAATATACACAATGGTTGA
- a CDS encoding MgtC/SapB family protein, protein MPTPFLEIMLRLALAVILGGVIGYQREIAEKPAGLRTHALVCLGSAIAMIISIDLQAALGLPQTDVTRIAASVVTGIGFLGGGAIIRTGNIVRGLTTAASVWVVSGVGLAIGGGMYAVSIISTVFILLTLTALKYIEVRAIPGRGLIQMLALDNPQQLGYILSALGELEVRVGNIEIEQLEGEGMNIVQLGLDIPAHVDQSEIITRLACLKGVSEIHWITKPLGNGRPHIS, encoded by the coding sequence ATGCCAACCCCGTTTCTTGAAATAATGCTTCGCCTTGCGCTTGCCGTTATCCTGGGTGGCGTGATCGGTTATCAGCGAGAGATCGCTGAGAAGCCGGCGGGGCTTCGCACACACGCACTGGTTTGCCTGGGTTCGGCAATCGCCATGATCATCTCCATTGATCTACAAGCGGCTCTCGGACTGCCTCAGACCGATGTTACCCGAATCGCCGCCAGCGTGGTTACCGGCATTGGTTTCTTAGGCGGTGGTGCAATCATCCGCACGGGGAATATTGTTCGGGGGCTTACCACTGCGGCAAGCGTCTGGGTCGTATCCGGTGTCGGCTTGGCAATAGGCGGCGGCATGTACGCCGTATCCATTATCTCAACAGTATTTATACTTCTCACGCTGACAGCGCTTAAATACATCGAAGTGCGTGCAATTCCCGGGCGGGGGCTCATTCAGATGCTTGCGCTCGACAACCCACAACAGCTCGGGTACATTCTCTCCGCCCTCGGTGAGCTTGAGGTGCGGGTCGGCAACATCGAGATTGAACAACTCGAAGGCGAGGGCATGAATATAGTACAGTTAGGATTAGACATACCGGCACACGTCGATCAGAGTGAAATCATCACGCGACTTGCATGTCTAAAAGGTGTTAGTGAAATACATTGGATAACGAAACCGCTCGGCAACGGACGACCACATATATCGTAA
- a CDS encoding LemA family protein, whose translation MFTLIVIIIVAALLALIFVGSYNRLVALRNRIDNAWSQIDVQLKRRHDLIPNLVETVKGYASHERQVFENVTEARSKAVAAGGGVAEQAQAENQLTQSLRSLFAVAENYPELKANQNFLLLQEELSGTESKIAYARQFYNDTVYQFDTAIQSFPGNVVAGMFGFKERQYFEAEPESREPVKVEF comes from the coding sequence ATGTTCACGCTTATTGTAATCATCATAGTCGCGGCGCTACTGGCGCTGATATTTGTAGGTTCCTATAACCGCTTGGTCGCACTGCGCAACCGAATCGATAACGCCTGGTCGCAAATCGACGTGCAGCTCAAACGCCGGCACGATCTAATCCCCAACCTGGTCGAAACCGTCAAAGGCTACGCGTCTCACGAACGGCAAGTGTTTGAAAACGTCACAGAAGCTCGCTCGAAAGCGGTTGCGGCCGGCGGCGGTGTTGCCGAGCAAGCTCAGGCGGAAAATCAGTTAACGCAGTCGCTGCGAAGTCTGTTCGCCGTCGCCGAGAACTATCCCGAGCTTAAAGCCAATCAAAACTTTCTCTTACTGCAGGAAGAGCTATCGGGAACCGAAAGTAAAATCGCGTATGCGCGCCAATTCTATAACGATACCGTCTACCAGTTCGATACCGCCATCCAGAGCTTTCCCGGAAATGTTGTAGCCGGCATGTTCGGGTTCAAGGAGCGTCAGTACTTCGAGGCCGAGCCGGAATCACGCGAACCGGTGAAGGTCGAGTTCTAA
- the htpX gene encoding zinc metalloprotease HtpX: MYEEIAHNRRITWLLIVGFIIFIALLGYVFGRLTYFGYWGVAVALAIAIFMSWTSYYYSDRIVLSISGAHGAEKTEYPYLYNTVEGLAIAAGIPMPKLYVIDDRAPNAFATGRDPEHSAIAVTAGLLSMMDRLELEGVIGHEMSHIADYDIRLSTIAVVLVGSVFLLSAWMRQSFFWGGMRRSRDSQGAGPIIAILGLILIILAPIAAQLMRLAISRNREYLADAQGAMLTRYPPGLAGALRKLAADKHTLRTANEATAHLFIVNPLKNEGETGSRVTELFSTHPPIEERIKRLDEMSLGEAPAGPGELPAQR, translated from the coding sequence ATGTATGAAGAGATTGCCCACAACCGACGCATAACTTGGCTGCTCATTGTCGGTTTCATAATCTTTATTGCCCTTCTCGGCTATGTCTTTGGCCGGCTTACCTACTTTGGTTACTGGGGTGTTGCCGTCGCGCTTGCAATAGCGATTTTTATGAGCTGGACGAGCTACTACTACAGTGACCGAATCGTGCTTTCGATTAGCGGTGCGCACGGCGCCGAGAAAACGGAGTATCCATACCTCTACAATACCGTTGAAGGCCTTGCCATTGCCGCAGGAATCCCCATGCCCAAACTCTATGTGATCGACGACCGGGCGCCGAACGCATTCGCGACCGGGCGCGACCCGGAGCACTCGGCCATAGCTGTGACCGCAGGGCTTCTTTCGATGATGGACCGGCTCGAGCTTGAAGGAGTTATCGGGCACGAGATGAGCCATATCGCCGATTACGATATCAGGCTTTCAACCATCGCCGTGGTGCTTGTCGGCTCGGTATTTCTTTTAAGCGCCTGGATGCGGCAGAGCTTTTTTTGGGGCGGGATGCGGCGCAGCCGTGACTCTCAAGGTGCCGGGCCGATCATCGCCATCCTCGGGTTGATTCTCATCATTCTTGCGCCGATTGCCGCGCAACTAATGCGCCTCGCGATCTCGCGCAACCGCGAGTACCTTGCCGATGCGCAAGGCGCTATGCTTACACGTTATCCCCCCGGACTTGCCGGTGCCCTTCGCAAACTTGCCGCCGATAAACATACCTTGCGAACCGCTAACGAGGCGACCGCCCATCTCTTCATCGTAAACCCGCTCAAGAATGAAGGTGAGACCGGCTCGCGCGTTACTGAACTCTTTTCCACCCATCCACCGATTGAGGAACGCATTAAGCGCCTTGATGAAATGAGCCTCGGCGAAGCCCCCGCCGGCCCGGGCGAGCTTCCGGCGCAACGGTGA
- a CDS encoding pentapeptide repeat-containing protein has translation MNRTSLTIEQVKKIRSTDEDYSEKNLSKLNLSGMSLRGVKMYAANLNHTNLTEAHLNKSDMRKIIAYWAIFHKADLRDVDLREANLGYADFTEANLNNADLRNANLAAANFSAANLNIADLRGAHLGEPDMVGAEFPYRITNLSRANLHKAYLSEADLSCADLSFANLSGANLSGANLTRANLSHATLSGANLTNADLSHADLSHANLSYVSGVKANFVEADLSGANLHCAKMSDARFNMADLFGTNLDGTILTNVKLAHAKNVDWVKNLLKTKGL, from the coding sequence GTGAACAGAACAAGTTTAACTATCGAGCAAGTTAAGAAGATACGAAGCACCGATGAGGATTACAGCGAAAAAAACTTAAGCAAACTCAACCTCAGCGGGATGAGCCTGCGTGGTGTGAAGATGTACGCCGCAAATTTAAACCACACCAACTTAACTGAAGCCCACTTGAACAAAAGCGATATGCGCAAGATTATTGCGTACTGGGCGATCTTTCACAAAGCCGATTTGCGCGATGTTGACCTGCGCGAAGCAAACCTCGGCTACGCCGATTTTACCGAAGCCAACCTCAATAATGCAGATTTGCGAAACGCTAATCTGGCTGCGGCAAATTTCAGTGCAGCAAACCTTAATATCGCCGACCTTAGAGGGGCGCATCTGGGCGAGCCCGATATGGTCGGCGCGGAGTTCCCCTACCGGATAACGAACCTATCGAGGGCTAACTTACATAAGGCTTATCTCAGTGAGGCTGACCTGAGCTGTGCCGACCTAAGTTTCGCCAACCTAAGCGGGGCAAATTTGAGCGGCGCTAACCTAACTCGCGCCAATCTCAGCCATGCCACCCTAAGCGGGGCTAATCTCACCAACGCCGATCTAAGCCACGCCGATCTAAGCCACGCTAATCTCTCATATGTGAGCGGCGTTAAGGCTAACTTCGTCGAGGCCGACCTAAGCGGGGCAAACCTGCATTGCGCTAAGATGAGTGATGCGCGGTTTAATATGGCCGACCTCTTCGGAACGAATCTCGACGGAACGATTCTCACGAATGTAAAACTGGCTCACGCAAAAAACGTCGATTGGGTAAAGAACCTGCTAAAAACAAAGGGACTATAA
- a CDS encoding amylo-alpha-1,6-glucosidase, translating into MNVTHINGENAIVKQVSHAVAFILVNERKDFATFYGNEESRYEGFFVAHNDTFLKTVARITRAKPVEGIELYQGVPVATRYLQGGATEIYATVKNEPVLIYEALKKDTITVRLDMRDQFYIPKWGRNYCAYEEDDIVIVRYSDDCITEPVYLAIAHDGSFALRGEWIPVNYGRDRERNSEPAELYEYVLGNFDASKLTIAFGLSVEEALERARKCREISGAKAVSKKRMRPKQMNGKVDVVAKNLARNYAVDALDALFIDNRMLAGMPWFTKAWVRDELISAPALPKERAHAVASKHVRATWGGQLPVIFGGANNCSDGLGLLAWAIMSGRIGLTEEEKDMLAERIKCAIAELELVENEFGFIPSGPRESWMDSIERVGYPVETQTLYVRTLHLAQLLVHEENERFEAKKKALIENVRKHYFIDGYLHDRLYDETMRPNLFLAAFFAPEILSKDEWESCFDKVLPALWLEWGGLASVDTRHECYCNTSAGEHDTSYHNGDSWFFVNNIAALVMHNINEARYAEYIDGILDASTNEILWHNYAGCPGEISSAKALESWGCGLQGFSAAAYVYLADHVPLKRRALRTLFARSAK; encoded by the coding sequence GTGAATGTAACTCATATTAATGGCGAAAATGCCATTGTAAAACAAGTTTCACATGCAGTGGCGTTCATTCTGGTAAATGAACGTAAAGACTTCGCAACATTCTACGGTAACGAAGAATCCCGCTATGAGGGATTCTTCGTTGCGCATAACGACACGTTCCTAAAAACGGTTGCTCGCATAACCCGGGCAAAACCTGTTGAGGGCATCGAGCTCTACCAGGGCGTGCCCGTTGCAACCCGCTATCTACAGGGTGGGGCAACCGAGATCTACGCCACAGTCAAAAATGAGCCGGTCCTTATCTATGAAGCGCTTAAAAAGGATACAATAACGGTTCGGCTCGATATGCGCGATCAGTTCTACATCCCGAAATGGGGGCGCAACTACTGTGCGTATGAGGAAGACGATATCGTTATCGTTCGCTATAGCGATGATTGCATTACCGAGCCCGTATACCTGGCAATCGCGCACGATGGTTCGTTTGCGCTGCGCGGTGAATGGATCCCGGTCAATTACGGACGGGATCGCGAGCGAAACTCAGAGCCCGCAGAGCTTTATGAATACGTCCTCGGTAATTTTGACGCAAGCAAGCTTACCATAGCATTTGGCCTGAGCGTGGAGGAAGCGCTGGAACGGGCGAGAAAATGCCGCGAAATCTCGGGCGCGAAAGCCGTTTCAAAGAAACGTATGCGCCCAAAACAGATGAACGGCAAAGTCGATGTCGTTGCCAAAAACCTGGCTCGCAATTACGCGGTCGACGCGCTTGATGCGCTGTTTATCGATAACCGGATGCTTGCAGGCATGCCGTGGTTCACTAAAGCCTGGGTTCGTGACGAGTTAATTTCTGCGCCGGCTCTACCTAAAGAGCGGGCTCATGCCGTCGCATCCAAGCACGTTCGTGCAACCTGGGGCGGCCAATTACCGGTAATTTTCGGCGGAGCCAACAACTGTTCGGACGGTCTTGGGCTTCTGGCCTGGGCGATAATGTCTGGAAGGATTGGGCTTACCGAAGAAGAGAAGGATATGCTCGCGGAGAGGATCAAGTGTGCCATCGCAGAGCTTGAACTTGTCGAGAACGAATTCGGGTTTATTCCCTCGGGACCGCGTGAGAGCTGGATGGACAGCATCGAGCGGGTCGGTTATCCGGTAGAGACGCAAACGCTCTACGTGCGCACGTTACACCTCGCACAACTGCTCGTGCACGAAGAGAACGAGCGCTTCGAGGCGAAGAAAAAAGCCCTGATAGAGAATGTACGCAAGCATTACTTTATCGACGGCTATTTACACGATCGGCTCTACGACGAGACGATGCGCCCGAACCTTTTCCTGGCGGCGTTTTTTGCTCCCGAAATCTTAAGCAAGGACGAATGGGAGTCATGCTTCGATAAGGTACTGCCGGCGCTCTGGCTCGAGTGGGGAGGCCTCGCATCGGTTGACACGCGTCACGAGTGCTATTGCAATACCTCGGCGGGCGAGCACGATACGAGCTACCATAACGGCGACAGCTGGTTCTTCGTCAACAATATCGCAGCTCTGGTTATGCACAACATCAACGAGGCCAGATATGCAGAGTACATTGATGGGATTCTTGACGCTTCGACAAACGAGATTCTCTGGCATAACTATGCCGGCTGCCCGGGCGAGATCAGCTCAGCCAAAGCTCTTGAGTCGTGGGGGTGCGGCCTGCAAGGGTTTTCCGCCGCAGCGTATGTGTATCTAGCAGATCACGTGCCGCTCAAGCGCCGTGCGCTAAGGACTCTATTTGCAAGATCGGCCAAGTAA